One Urocitellus parryii isolate mUroPar1 chromosome 9, mUroPar1.hap1, whole genome shotgun sequence DNA segment encodes these proteins:
- the LOC144257044 gene encoding putative cartilage matrix-associated protein isoform X2, which produces MTWRQVLLLSCLSAVVLLSSVKLKIFMQESDASNFLKRHRKRSPKSRDEVNAENRQKLRADELRREYYEEQRNEIENFVEEQKDEQEERRREAVEQ; this is translated from the exons ATGACTTGGCGACAGGTGCTTCTCCTGTCCTGCCTCTCGGCCGTGGTGCTCCTGTCTA GTGTGAAACTGAAGATTTTCATGCAGGAATCAGATGCCTCAAATTTCCTCAAGAGGCACAGAAAGCGGTCCCCCAAATCCCGAGATGAGGTCAATG CGGAAAACAGGCAGAAGTTGAGGGCTGATGAGCTACGGAGAGAATATTACGAGGAACAAAGGAACGAAATTGAGAACTTTGTGGAGGAACAGAAGGATG agcaggaagagaggagaCGGGAGGCCGTGGAGCAGTGA
- the LOC144257044 gene encoding putative cartilage matrix-associated protein isoform X1, giving the protein MTWRQVLLLSCLSAVVLLSMLREGTSASVGSPQEAGEEAQEGVKLKIFMQESDASNFLKRHRKRSPKSRDEVNAENRQKLRADELRREYYEEQRNEIENFVEEQKDEQEERRREAVEQ; this is encoded by the exons ATGACTTGGCGACAGGTGCTTCTCCTGTCCTGCCTCTCGGCCGTGGTGCTCCTGTCTA TGCTGCGGGAGGGGACCAGCGCATCAGTGGGCAGCCCTCAGGAAGCGGGAGAAGAAGCCCAGGAAG GTGTGAAACTGAAGATTTTCATGCAGGAATCAGATGCCTCAAATTTCCTCAAGAGGCACAGAAAGCGGTCCCCCAAATCCCGAGATGAGGTCAATG CGGAAAACAGGCAGAAGTTGAGGGCTGATGAGCTACGGAGAGAATATTACGAGGAACAAAGGAACGAAATTGAGAACTTTGTGGAGGAACAGAAGGATG agcaggaagagaggagaCGGGAGGCCGTGGAGCAGTGA